One stretch of Rosistilla oblonga DNA includes these proteins:
- a CDS encoding serine/threonine-protein kinase gives MSDLMKTTDSSATDEGSTAMPELEQTLAHDGASPSAGGDADTAKGTKQSRDLAFAVALLKMGHANVRTLAGAAKSWTTHGNLSLADHLFEQKTISADQRTAVQRRSQQMLTSIAKLDRDARSNGANGNKDPMTSSDRERHWLAQLDPNGKVAKLLGIADTSVLSQDEVQDRQVGSRYTLLRKLGQGGLGIVWLARDQNLQRYVAVKEISREVAPGDVALDHFRREAEITGRLEHPGIVPVYQYGEDEATGKSFYVMRFLGKRTMQDAIAEYHERREAGNDDPMMLHRLLSALINVCNSVGHAHSRKVIHRDLKPENVALDEFGQVTLLDWGLAMINDASGMYEVNGRTEPGDLHSVGSTQVGRVLGTPLYMAPEQASGRLDEVDELTDVFALGGMLYAILTGVAPHQSAIEDAETGSSRSDIMSQIVAGEVVPPIKLVPSVPPELNAICVKALSSKRYLRYESAKALEIEIERFIAGTPVHAYKPPTKQRLKRWMADHPTATQSLLLATSLLLIGGAAIAYTARQGRSALQQARYASAQEFTRELEVNLNFETEGMVRNLHFVSELPLMEAVVASHQGGTAIAPQPDGSMAEVGPVELLNRQAHLFGGLLKANPAYLVAYSCIEEEGGGIRELIRSERSGVGRRVFRVPERDLLAREASERDEEGTQVIHSLRPDDVVLITNDQISENVPVNNRSPLVVSGVQATFDSNGLLFGLNIIELDLRSRLEELFTAVAPERVTIYVTDVAGSIVLQFHNGRVQAVDNASITDEFTQLKTFFAEGATASEFGDGSKVFARRVQLGGSPKAQLGIIAHIQQK, from the coding sequence ATGAGCGATTTGATGAAAACAACCGACAGCAGTGCGACCGACGAGGGTTCGACGGCGATGCCAGAACTGGAGCAAACCTTGGCGCACGATGGAGCGAGCCCGTCGGCGGGGGGAGACGCGGACACTGCGAAGGGGACCAAACAGAGTCGCGATTTGGCGTTTGCCGTTGCGCTATTGAAGATGGGGCACGCCAACGTGCGAACTCTTGCCGGAGCGGCGAAGAGTTGGACGACGCACGGCAATCTGTCGTTGGCCGATCATTTGTTCGAGCAGAAGACGATCTCGGCCGACCAGCGAACGGCGGTCCAACGCCGCTCTCAACAGATGCTGACGTCGATCGCCAAACTGGATCGCGATGCTCGCAGCAACGGCGCCAACGGAAACAAAGACCCGATGACCAGTTCGGATCGCGAGCGGCACTGGCTGGCTCAACTGGATCCCAACGGCAAGGTCGCCAAGTTGCTGGGGATCGCCGATACGTCGGTCCTGTCGCAGGACGAGGTCCAAGATCGGCAGGTCGGTTCGCGCTACACGTTGCTGCGTAAGTTGGGGCAGGGCGGTCTGGGGATCGTCTGGCTGGCTCGCGACCAAAACCTGCAGCGTTATGTGGCGGTGAAAGAGATCTCCCGCGAAGTGGCTCCGGGCGATGTCGCTTTGGACCACTTCCGCCGCGAAGCCGAGATCACCGGCCGGCTGGAACATCCCGGGATCGTTCCGGTCTATCAATACGGCGAGGATGAAGCGACGGGCAAGTCGTTTTACGTGATGCGGTTTCTTGGCAAGCGGACGATGCAGGATGCGATCGCCGAATACCACGAACGGCGCGAAGCGGGAAACGACGACCCGATGATGCTGCACCGGTTGCTGTCGGCGCTGATCAATGTCTGCAATTCGGTCGGGCACGCGCATTCGCGAAAGGTGATCCATCGCGATCTGAAGCCGGAAAACGTCGCTCTCGATGAGTTCGGCCAAGTGACCCTGTTGGATTGGGGCTTGGCGATGATCAACGACGCGTCGGGGATGTACGAAGTCAACGGCCGGACTGAACCGGGCGATTTGCACAGCGTCGGTTCGACGCAGGTTGGCCGCGTGCTGGGAACGCCCCTCTACATGGCTCCCGAACAAGCGTCGGGGCGGCTCGATGAAGTCGATGAACTGACCGACGTGTTCGCGCTTGGCGGGATGCTGTACGCGATCCTGACCGGCGTCGCGCCACATCAGTCGGCGATCGAAGACGCAGAGACGGGGAGCAGCCGTTCGGACATCATGTCGCAGATCGTTGCTGGCGAAGTCGTCCCGCCGATCAAATTGGTGCCGTCGGTGCCGCCGGAATTGAACGCGATCTGCGTCAAAGCGCTCTCGAGCAAGCGGTATCTGCGCTACGAATCGGCCAAGGCGTTGGAGATCGAGATCGAGCGATTTATCGCCGGGACACCGGTGCATGCCTACAAACCTCCCACCAAACAACGCCTCAAACGCTGGATGGCCGATCATCCGACGGCAACGCAGTCGCTGTTGTTGGCCACTTCGCTGCTGTTGATCGGTGGGGCGGCGATCGCTTACACCGCGCGTCAAGGCAGGTCGGCGCTGCAGCAGGCTCGTTATGCTTCGGCTCAGGAATTCACACGCGAACTCGAAGTGAATTTGAACTTCGAGACCGAGGGGATGGTCCGCAACCTGCACTTCGTTTCCGAGCTGCCGCTGATGGAAGCTGTCGTTGCATCGCATCAAGGTGGCACCGCAATCGCTCCGCAGCCGGACGGATCGATGGCCGAAGTCGGGCCAGTCGAATTGCTGAACCGCCAGGCGCATCTGTTCGGCGGTTTGCTGAAGGCGAACCCTGCCTACTTGGTCGCGTATTCATGCATCGAAGAGGAGGGAGGGGGGATCCGCGAACTGATTCGATCCGAACGCAGCGGAGTCGGGCGACGCGTCTTTCGTGTGCCCGAGCGAGATCTTTTAGCACGCGAGGCGAGCGAGCGCGACGAGGAGGGAACCCAAGTGATCCATTCGCTGCGTCCCGACGACGTGGTGCTGATCACCAACGACCAAATAAGCGAGAACGTGCCGGTCAACAACCGATCGCCGTTGGTCGTCAGTGGCGTCCAGGCGACCTTCGACAGCAACGGCCTCCTGTTTGGCTTGAACATTATCGAACTCGATCTCCGCAGTCGCTTGGAGGAACTGTTCACCGCCGTCGCTCCCGAACGGGTGACGATCTACGTGACCGATGTCGCTGGCAGTATCGTGTTGCAGTTCCACAATGGACGCGTCCAAGCTGTCGATAACGCTTCGATTACCGACGAGTTTACTCAGCTGAAAACCTTCTTCGCCGAAGGTGCAACGGCCAGCGAATTTGGTGATGGCTCCAAGGTCTTCGCCCGCCGAGTTCAGCTGGGCGGATCGCCAAAAGCTCAGCTGGGAATCATCGCCCACATCCAGCAAAAGTAG
- a CDS encoding serine/threonine-protein kinase, protein MSSLEPSLLSQIIDDWENATDPPSLDRMLVQIADCSQRDRADAILVDQKYRWARGDSIAAEKYLKLCPDIDSEPELRSELVLGEFRARGGATGLREEFVSRFPDLQADVDRQLSVPSGIDAEADVFGTIVGSVANDSARDTSEFNPAPLSLDDFELQRCLGQGGMGSVFQAIQKSLNKPVAIKMLRTNNAPQRLVDRFLQEARVTASLQHPNIVSVHGVGRCPDGGYFLVMDLVDGQSLQDELSEGPLDVRSAAEIVRDAAAAVHYAHTRQLIHRDLKPSNIMRHRDGRVMVVDFGLAKLLADSEHQMTVDGAVLGTPSFMAPEQLESKRGSVSAVTDVFGLGGVLHALLTGRPACQGDSVMQTIAELMSERPIQPPSKLRAEIPSEIDAICLACLQKKPSQRPATAAAVQQRLADWLKSSDASPVDSHRPTRSRWLAPAAAVVAIALVGAALFLPSRMSLDSTASIDPTNTAANPALDVPPILADRDVQLTWNLQVAKEPNGVELAPFQSAIKEGDRVRIDVTLEEPRYVYAYWIGSDGTAQWIDSDGPPNHPVSRISLPSTEGQVFPISGPSGMEICVLVTRSEPLDQPERLVNDFSIEAFPSLPELRFALADGRAYQPPATDTSQSENQEASLAMLGGPSRVIGRAESLAAGSAGSVLAKWRSQWPRDVGYVHYLAIPHLAH, encoded by the coding sequence ATGAGTTCGCTTGAGCCATCTCTGCTATCTCAAATCATCGACGATTGGGAGAACGCAACCGATCCGCCGTCGCTCGATCGAATGTTGGTGCAGATCGCCGACTGCTCGCAACGCGACCGCGCCGATGCGATTCTTGTCGATCAAAAATACCGCTGGGCACGCGGTGATTCGATCGCCGCCGAGAAGTACCTCAAGCTTTGCCCCGATATCGATAGCGAACCCGAATTGCGGTCCGAACTGGTCCTTGGCGAGTTCCGTGCACGTGGCGGAGCGACCGGGCTGCGAGAGGAATTTGTCAGCCGCTTCCCCGATTTGCAGGCCGATGTGGATCGCCAGTTGTCCGTCCCGTCGGGGATCGATGCCGAGGCCGATGTGTTTGGCACGATCGTCGGATCGGTTGCAAACGATTCGGCACGCGACACATCGGAATTCAACCCCGCACCGCTCAGCCTGGATGACTTTGAATTGCAGCGTTGCCTGGGCCAGGGAGGCATGGGATCGGTCTTCCAAGCGATTCAAAAGAGCTTGAACAAGCCTGTCGCGATCAAGATGCTTCGCACGAACAATGCGCCGCAAAGATTGGTCGACCGCTTTTTGCAAGAGGCTCGCGTTACCGCATCGCTGCAACATCCGAACATCGTATCGGTGCATGGGGTCGGTCGCTGTCCCGATGGCGGTTATTTCTTGGTGATGGATTTAGTCGACGGCCAAAGCTTGCAGGATGAGTTGTCGGAGGGCCCTTTGGATGTCCGCTCCGCCGCCGAGATCGTTCGCGACGCGGCGGCGGCCGTTCATTACGCGCACACACGCCAGTTGATCCATCGCGATCTCAAACCCAGCAACATCATGCGGCATCGCGATGGCCGTGTGATGGTCGTCGACTTTGGGTTGGCGAAACTTTTGGCGGACAGCGAGCACCAGATGACGGTCGACGGAGCCGTGCTGGGGACGCCCAGCTTCATGGCGCCGGAACAGCTTGAATCCAAGCGTGGATCGGTTTCCGCCGTGACCGATGTCTTTGGCCTGGGCGGTGTCCTGCATGCTTTACTGACCGGTCGCCCCGCGTGCCAAGGCGATTCCGTTATGCAAACCATTGCCGAACTGATGTCGGAACGGCCGATCCAGCCGCCGTCGAAACTGCGTGCCGAGATCCCATCGGAGATCGATGCGATCTGTTTGGCCTGTTTGCAAAAAAAGCCCTCCCAGCGGCCTGCGACAGCTGCCGCGGTCCAGCAGCGTTTGGCGGACTGGCTGAAATCATCCGATGCATCGCCGGTCGACTCCCACCGGCCGACTCGCTCGCGATGGCTTGCACCGGCGGCCGCAGTCGTCGCGATCGCTCTCGTGGGAGCTGCTTTATTTCTGCCTTCGCGAATGAGCCTGGACTCCACCGCTTCGATCGATCCGACAAACACCGCCGCCAATCCAGCGCTTGACGTTCCGCCGATACTCGCCGATCGCGATGTGCAACTGACCTGGAACCTGCAAGTCGCAAAGGAGCCCAACGGTGTCGAACTAGCGCCGTTCCAAAGTGCGATCAAGGAGGGTGATCGCGTGCGGATCGATGTCACTCTCGAAGAACCACGCTACGTCTATGCCTATTGGATCGGCAGCGACGGGACAGCGCAATGGATCGATAGCGACGGGCCTCCCAATCATCCGGTCAGCCGCATATCGCTCCCTTCCACCGAAGGCCAAGTCTTCCCTATCTCCGGCCCATCGGGGATGGAGATCTGTGTGCTGGTCACCCGCAGCGAACCGCTGGACCAACCGGAACGCTTGGTAAATGACTTCTCGATCGAAGCGTTCCCCTCGCTCCCCGAGCTGCGGTTTGCGTTGGCCGACGGCCGGGCCTACCAACCGCCCGCCACCGATACTTCTCAGTCGGAAAACCAAGAGGCGAGCTTGGCGATGCTGGGTGGACCGAGCCGCGTGATCGGTCGCGCCGAATCACTCGCGGCCGGATCTGCAGGTAGCGTGCTCGCCAAGTGGCGATCGCAATGGCCGCGCGACGTCGGATACGTGCACTACTTGGCCATCCCACATCTTGCCCACTAA
- a CDS encoding S1 family peptidase codes for MKKVSWKKNLALMSLAALMSTSTTSANEETGKPVSLPVHADQALAALQPGSGPIDLNAKPIPKGLGALLGQASRGPAASVFPKIAPSVVVVRAGGGYGTGFIVDSDGWILTNNHVIESAGIDIGTASRYAFIHFGDLEDGMMTLNQQASPALVYAASPEKDLALLKLLAVPEGRELKPIAFAAKNATPGTDCITIGHPKRGVFWSVRSGEVVGIAKYPHDMIDTVMTQMVMASDAKQSFAKSLSQSRPRKALLSTCGINPGDSGGPLLNNDGELVAVNFAIPTSEKDSQVNLDKFSYHVHLDEVKEFTANRPEKSEVFQPNYWPPAATSDFLDVDDDDVYETWRFSIDDETPFTGVVVDLDSDTPANFIEDYKAGKQDRKQFECEFALALMPNNRVFYDRDNDGEFDLILTDVDENGFSDLTIAKNSNGWEKIDSKEQRMFDPTVFQDAKLQERFKVLVMSQTKNPAGTAPDAQPQEEAKPETEASPADSAPAEAADSKK; via the coding sequence ATGAAAAAAGTCAGCTGGAAGAAGAACCTCGCTTTAATGTCGCTTGCGGCGTTGATGTCGACATCGACGACGAGTGCAAACGAGGAGACGGGGAAGCCCGTATCGTTGCCGGTGCATGCCGATCAAGCGTTGGCCGCGTTGCAACCGGGCTCCGGACCGATCGATCTGAATGCAAAACCGATTCCCAAGGGCTTGGGCGCACTGCTCGGTCAAGCGAGTCGTGGCCCCGCGGCAAGCGTGTTTCCAAAGATCGCTCCCTCCGTCGTTGTTGTACGTGCGGGAGGCGGTTACGGGACGGGATTCATCGTCGATTCCGACGGTTGGATCCTGACCAACAACCACGTGATCGAATCGGCCGGAATCGATATCGGCACGGCTAGCCGATATGCATTTATCCACTTCGGCGACTTGGAAGATGGGATGATGACGCTAAACCAGCAGGCCTCTCCGGCGCTGGTTTATGCAGCGAGCCCCGAGAAGGATCTGGCGCTTCTGAAACTGCTGGCTGTCCCCGAGGGACGAGAACTGAAACCGATCGCGTTCGCCGCGAAAAACGCAACTCCTGGAACCGACTGCATCACCATCGGGCATCCGAAGCGAGGCGTATTTTGGTCTGTGCGTAGCGGTGAAGTTGTCGGTATCGCCAAGTACCCTCACGATATGATCGACACGGTCATGACGCAGATGGTGATGGCCTCCGATGCCAAGCAATCGTTTGCCAAATCGCTCAGCCAAAGCCGACCGCGGAAGGCGTTGCTTTCGACTTGTGGAATTAATCCAGGCGACTCTGGCGGCCCGTTGCTGAACAACGACGGCGAATTGGTTGCGGTAAACTTTGCGATCCCGACAAGCGAAAAGGACTCACAGGTCAACCTAGACAAGTTCAGCTACCACGTGCATCTGGACGAAGTCAAGGAATTCACAGCAAACCGACCTGAAAAGTCGGAAGTCTTCCAACCAAACTATTGGCCCCCCGCCGCGACTAGCGACTTCTTGGACGTGGACGATGACGACGTCTACGAAACCTGGCGTTTTTCAATCGACGATGAAACTCCATTCACCGGAGTTGTCGTCGACTTGGACAGCGACACTCCCGCAAATTTCATCGAGGACTACAAGGCTGGTAAACAGGATCGGAAGCAATTCGAGTGCGAGTTCGCCCTTGCTCTCATGCCTAACAATCGCGTCTTTTACGATCGCGATAACGATGGCGAATTCGACCTGATTTTGACCGACGTCGATGAAAACGGATTCAGCGATCTAACCATTGCCAAAAATTCAAACGGATGGGAAAAGATCGACTCGAAGGAACAACGGATGTTCGACCCGACGGTCTTCCAAGACGCCAAGCTTCAGGAACGGTTTAAGGTCTTGGTAATGTCCCAAACAAAAAATCCCGCAGGAACAGCACCCGACGCACAGCCGCAGGAAGAAGCGAAGCCGGAAACAGAGGCTTCGCCAGCGGACTCCGCTCCTGCGGAGGCTGCTGATTCCAAGAAGTGA
- a CDS encoding tetratricopeptide repeat protein has translation MIRQPIFAILLAVLSQVVTGTLCQFCHADEREAANEILILADRARIEKRFDEAEPYALQALDVAEQLADPGMLIANANNMLGLIDIDRDRPAEALTHFQSALAALEAVKDAFDPSVYAPNRDAMLTSQGIAAYRSNNFEVALESLQTQLTLRIEEGGQNDARLITTLNSLVTVNSELKQFDDVIANLEQIIAIQKVVAGLESAVVAAATDRLATQLETHRGPAAALPYRQESLRLIESALGPIHLEVINSRYRLAITLESEEKYEEALIENTLAIEAAEKLMGPDSNSYQNLLTHQLVLLEHLEKPDAIQAMQQRIDRIASISKWNEKLAENGEAARADKLDEAMQRLEELQKDAAVFGEVSSPMASIKFHEAALLGIGDRPQEAAEAIREGIAIEQQMLSENHPNIAKSWMLLARFQRAFEQPAAAAESYRAGLDSNEKSGFPDQILKQELLYSLGIAETERGQALESMQALDKCYSLRRELELPYDVRDADIGNRFGVYHANVSGPAKALTFLNRAREILLEVAPDHALLGTVNANIATMNEALANQATTEESSGVMPDVAAMAPAEPTPPALPSATSDAMLDESASGNASASGRDWFWLVIFCIVAAYYAEKRGYSLFLWVFLTLTTSIIVALSVLAILPNRKLQKRRNKELRQLEKLLATTTAVASPATPGAVALDVSIGDQITQN, from the coding sequence ATGATCCGACAACCAATCTTCGCGATCCTTTTGGCGGTGTTAAGCCAGGTCGTCACGGGAACGCTTTGCCAATTTTGTCATGCCGATGAGCGTGAGGCAGCCAACGAGATCCTTATCTTGGCTGATCGTGCACGCATCGAAAAACGCTTCGATGAAGCAGAGCCTTATGCCCTGCAAGCACTCGACGTCGCCGAGCAATTGGCCGACCCCGGCATGCTCATTGCCAATGCCAACAACATGCTGGGGCTCATCGATATCGATCGAGATCGACCTGCCGAAGCGCTAACACATTTTCAATCCGCTCTCGCGGCGCTCGAAGCTGTGAAAGACGCTTTCGATCCTAGCGTGTATGCGCCTAATCGAGACGCGATGCTGACAAGCCAGGGAATAGCGGCATATCGATCGAACAATTTTGAAGTCGCATTGGAATCTTTACAAACGCAACTCACACTGAGAATTGAAGAAGGCGGCCAGAATGACGCTCGGCTGATTACGACGCTCAATTCGCTTGTCACTGTGAATAGCGAATTGAAACAATTCGATGACGTCATCGCCAACCTTGAACAGATCATTGCGATCCAGAAGGTCGTTGCAGGACTCGAGTCTGCCGTGGTCGCGGCAGCCACTGACAGGTTGGCAACTCAGCTGGAAACTCATCGTGGACCGGCTGCTGCGCTTCCGTATCGGCAGGAATCGCTACGCTTGATTGAAAGTGCACTGGGGCCGATCCATCTAGAGGTGATCAACAGCCGATATCGGTTGGCTATCACGTTGGAGTCGGAAGAGAAATACGAAGAGGCGTTGATCGAGAACACGCTTGCGATCGAAGCCGCAGAGAAGCTGATGGGGCCGGATTCCAATAGTTACCAAAATCTCCTAACGCATCAGTTGGTCCTGTTGGAGCATCTTGAGAAGCCGGATGCTATCCAGGCGATGCAGCAGCGGATCGATCGCATCGCGTCGATTTCCAAATGGAATGAAAAGCTCGCCGAAAACGGCGAAGCAGCTCGTGCGGACAAACTGGACGAAGCGATGCAACGACTAGAGGAATTGCAGAAGGATGCAGCTGTGTTTGGTGAAGTTTCATCACCGATGGCTTCGATCAAGTTTCACGAAGCTGCCTTGCTGGGGATTGGCGATCGACCGCAAGAAGCCGCCGAAGCCATCCGTGAGGGGATCGCTATCGAACAGCAGATGCTAAGTGAAAACCATCCTAACATTGCAAAGTCATGGATGCTACTTGCTCGGTTCCAACGAGCGTTTGAACAACCCGCAGCCGCCGCGGAAAGCTATCGTGCCGGCTTGGATTCGAACGAAAAATCAGGATTCCCTGACCAGATTCTCAAGCAAGAGCTGTTGTATTCGCTGGGGATTGCGGAGACCGAACGGGGGCAAGCACTTGAGTCGATGCAGGCGTTGGACAAGTGTTATTCATTGCGGCGTGAGTTGGAACTTCCGTATGATGTTCGCGATGCAGATATTGGGAATCGCTTCGGGGTGTATCACGCCAATGTCTCTGGCCCAGCCAAAGCATTAACGTTTCTTAATCGCGCCCGCGAAATCTTGCTCGAAGTGGCCCCAGACCACGCTCTACTGGGCACCGTCAACGCTAACATCGCGACGATGAACGAAGCACTCGCAAACCAGGCAACCACAGAAGAATCCAGTGGCGTCATGCCCGACGTCGCAGCGATGGCACCCGCTGAGCCCACTCCCCCAGCGTTGCCATCTGCCACAAGCGATGCGATGCTGGATGAGAGCGCGTCTGGGAATGCATCAGCAAGCGGTCGCGATTGGTTTTGGCTCGTGATCTTCTGCATCGTCGCAGCCTACTACGCCGAGAAAAGAGGATACTCGTTGTTCCTGTGGGTGTTCCTAACACTCACTACCAGCATCATCGTCGCCCTTTCGGTGCTGGCAATCTTACCGAACCGAAAGTTGCAAAAACGTCGCAATAAAGAACTCCGACAGTTAGAGAAACTGCTTGCGACCACGACGGCGGTTGCAAGTCCGGCTACGCCAGGGGCAGTTGCTCTGGACGTATCGATTGGCGACCAGATTACTCAAAACTAA
- a CDS encoding serine/threonine-protein kinase — protein sequence MLRQEIGKGAHGTVYLAHHVDAPETKVALKVVENRGNLDRLLMEPEILSKLRHPGIVGLLDFFIDNDRLIVALEYLDGRDLKEYAEQHGTFSAAEVREFLRQMASALQHAHAAGILHRDIKPANILVITSDDGQPRDVPRFVLTDFGISRVADGIQVSRNTGGTYQFMAPEQLRGRATTQSDLWALGVVAYQMLTGDLPFVGETVKELASEVFYKTPVPLEDILGNSNDDQLATIIYGLLEKQLSTRTGSPAELLKLLGDQSSPSTGELKQGNDHKLTIDDQTNRKIRLCTIGCVISAIFWAGPLMVPSTVIVLLGLWLFYTGQRAAFFKQQWGRSLIYTVLGLLTLVLGHLVSDAVLPAMLAGLQKGGIQIDDGTLRIGMLASVVFSLIFVPLTCYLFSRIRYLQRGRDLRRSITENAGDSSMQLKILETMAQERSEDLGVRQKYAETLLANDQVKQAAVEAKLMLDDDPYNMEAGMLLAHSYFELRLYQEAIGVCDSFLAVAGYCFEFRELRDQSANQLGVQS from the coding sequence ATGCTTCGGCAAGAAATTGGCAAAGGGGCTCACGGAACGGTCTACCTCGCCCATCACGTCGACGCTCCCGAAACCAAGGTTGCATTAAAAGTGGTTGAAAACCGCGGCAACTTGGATCGTTTGCTGATGGAGCCGGAGATTCTGTCCAAGCTTCGGCATCCGGGAATCGTCGGACTGTTAGATTTCTTCATCGACAACGATCGATTGATTGTCGCACTGGAGTACTTGGATGGGCGAGATTTAAAAGAATACGCCGAGCAGCACGGGACGTTCAGTGCCGCTGAGGTTCGCGAGTTTCTACGTCAAATGGCGTCGGCACTTCAACATGCGCATGCGGCAGGAATCCTGCACCGCGACATCAAGCCTGCGAACATCCTGGTTATCACCTCCGATGACGGGCAACCACGCGATGTCCCACGTTTTGTGTTGACCGACTTTGGGATCAGCCGCGTCGCCGACGGAATTCAAGTTTCACGAAACACCGGCGGCACCTATCAGTTCATGGCTCCGGAGCAGTTGCGTGGACGCGCGACGACCCAATCGGACCTTTGGGCATTGGGGGTGGTGGCCTATCAAATGCTTACTGGCGATTTGCCGTTTGTCGGCGAAACCGTCAAAGAATTGGCGTCGGAAGTCTTTTACAAGACTCCGGTCCCGCTCGAAGACATACTGGGAAATTCGAACGATGATCAGCTAGCCACAATTATCTACGGGCTGTTGGAAAAGCAATTGTCCACTCGAACTGGATCTCCGGCCGAGCTTTTGAAGCTGCTGGGAGATCAATCGTCACCCTCGACCGGCGAACTGAAGCAAGGGAATGACCACAAACTGACCATCGACGACCAGACAAATCGCAAGATTCGCTTATGCACGATTGGTTGCGTGATCAGTGCGATCTTTTGGGCGGGACCACTGATGGTTCCATCGACGGTGATCGTTCTGCTGGGACTGTGGTTGTTCTATACAGGACAGCGAGCGGCGTTTTTCAAACAACAGTGGGGACGGTCGCTGATCTATACGGTGCTTGGCCTATTGACGCTCGTTCTTGGGCATCTCGTAAGTGACGCTGTTTTGCCAGCAATGCTTGCTGGACTACAAAAAGGAGGGATTCAAATCGACGACGGCACCCTTCGCATCGGAATGCTCGCATCGGTTGTTTTCTCGCTCATTTTTGTCCCACTGACCTGCTACCTCTTTTCACGAATCCGATATTTGCAACGCGGGCGTGATCTGCGGCGATCGATTACTGAAAACGCAGGCGATTCGAGCATGCAGCTCAAAATCCTGGAAACGATGGCTCAAGAACGAAGCGAAGACCTCGGTGTTCGGCAAAAGTACGCAGAGACACTTCTGGCGAATGACCAAGTAAAACAAGCGGCGGTTGAGGCCAAGTTGATGCTCGATGATGACCCTTACAACATGGAAGCTGGCATGTTGTTGGCACACAGCTATTTCGAACTACGGCTGTACCAGGAAGCCATCGGAGTCTGTGATTCGTTCCTCGCCGTCGCGGGTTACTGTTTCGAGTTTCGCGAATTGCGCGATCAGTCGGCTAACCAACTGGGAGTGCAATCATGA
- a CDS encoding FHA domain-containing protein — protein MQSNYGPTQEGDQTQSDAAIGPGASPLPAFDIPTVLPPKQDELPPAIRKHRLALMLATIVVTGLLGFAFRIDRTAWLQSWSDDCEQAFSNSGEASSTHWTTLPSGLVERVKVYLVADSPGDIQVASDLANRLPLEIVSEEAIGIQQWREATYPQIQESGGNHLSVVITNDSAQLRLAVLYQMRTQRRLPAFEYVASLGIMDLYGPILLLFSLCSAFAYGVDVWNIHQYRNQRRIAFSGYQAKRAQWLFQVQTHMASAEQATAGGDIETGKHLANEVLRVAPGFPDAVALLTEQQSPSDASSSESQTSANRLFSQLYLQVAGSPYAYHAPRSAKIVRVGRQRRKPGQGPEEGNDFVIRVPGSEAKTRKLSRQHLEIHRIGNDYFAIDRSAVGTHLNGRRLSNDQPSLLATGDRLMIGGVLTLEVLIRREEFIGASAVQTEVEMTPYNNPGIVVDASVGDLVTIE, from the coding sequence TTGCAATCGAATTATGGGCCGACCCAAGAAGGCGATCAGACACAAAGCGATGCAGCGATCGGGCCCGGCGCTAGCCCGCTGCCAGCGTTTGACATCCCTACCGTATTGCCGCCGAAGCAAGACGAACTGCCACCCGCAATCCGCAAACACCGACTGGCGTTGATGCTTGCAACGATCGTCGTGACCGGATTGCTGGGATTTGCGTTTCGCATTGACCGCACGGCTTGGTTGCAATCGTGGTCGGACGATTGCGAGCAGGCGTTCTCGAATTCCGGCGAAGCGAGTTCAACGCACTGGACCACGCTACCGTCGGGTCTCGTCGAACGCGTCAAAGTTTATCTGGTTGCGGATTCCCCCGGCGACATCCAGGTGGCGAGTGATTTGGCAAATCGTTTGCCGTTGGAAATCGTTTCCGAAGAAGCGATTGGAATCCAGCAATGGCGAGAAGCGACCTATCCGCAAATTCAAGAGAGTGGCGGCAACCATTTGAGCGTCGTGATAACAAACGACTCGGCGCAACTGCGTTTGGCCGTGCTGTACCAGATGCGAACACAGCGTCGTTTGCCCGCGTTTGAGTATGTGGCATCGCTAGGCATCATGGATCTATATGGTCCGATCTTGCTATTGTTCTCGCTCTGTTCGGCCTTCGCTTACGGCGTCGATGTTTGGAACATTCATCAGTATCGCAACCAACGCCGAATTGCGTTTTCAGGCTATCAAGCAAAACGGGCGCAATGGTTGTTTCAGGTTCAGACGCACATGGCGAGTGCCGAACAGGCAACTGCCGGTGGGGACATCGAGACCGGGAAGCATCTGGCGAACGAAGTCCTTCGCGTCGCTCCTGGCTTTCCCGACGCGGTCGCGCTGTTGACGGAACAGCAAAGCCCGTCCGATGCATCCTCCAGCGAATCGCAAACTTCGGCCAATCGACTCTTCAGTCAACTGTATCTGCAGGTTGCCGGATCCCCATACGCATACCATGCCCCGCGGAGTGCAAAAATCGTTCGGGTCGGTCGTCAGCGTCGCAAGCCGGGCCAAGGGCCCGAAGAAGGAAACGACTTTGTGATCCGGGTCCCCGGTTCCGAAGCGAAAACTCGCAAGCTCAGTCGGCAACATCTCGAAATCCACCGAATTGGAAATGACTACTTCGCAATCGACCGAAGTGCAGTGGGCACCCATCTCAACGGTCGCCGACTCTCCAACGATCAGCCCTCACTATTGGCAACCGGCGACCGACTGATGATCGGCGGCGTCTTAACCCTGGAAGTACTGATTCGCCGCGAAGAGTTCATCGGAGCCTCTGCGGTGCAAACCGAAGTTGAGATGACGCCTTACAACAATCCAGGAATTGTCGTGGACGCTTCGGTTGGTGATCTGGTCACCATTGAATAA